The genome window CTCCTCCATCTGGATCAGGCCGGCTTCTGCCAGCTCCCGCAGGATGCTGGCGTTGGCGCCGGCCTCGGCGTACACCGCCCCCACCCAGACCGGCCGGCCCTCCCGCGCGACGAACTCCAGCGCCGGCAGATATTTCCGCAGGCCCTTCAGGTCCAGCAGTGCCTCTTCCGCCGCGGCTGGTTCCACCGCCAGCGTCACAAGTGCCGGCTGTTCGATGATGGTCACCAGCCCCCGCTCTGCCAGCCGGCGCACCTGGGAGCGCGTCAGGCCGGCGAGCCGGCAGGCCTCGGTGATAGGAAGGGGAGCGGCCGGCTCCGGCCGCTGGAGCAGAGCCTGCATCCCTTTCACCATCGGCGCACTGCGCAGGGCCGCTTCCCAGTCCGCCGGCAGGTGCTCTGCCGGGAGCGGCCGGACAAGGGTTTGGGCCGGCAGAATGCGGATCAGCCCCTTTTGCTCCAGGGAGCGGGCCGCCTGAGGGGTACAGCCGGCCTGGGCGCACAGGGCTTCCAGTTCGGGCAAAGGGTCGGCCGAGGCCATCAGCGCCTGCAGGAAGCGCGCCGATGCACTGTCGCGTCCCAGGGTAGAGGATAACAGCGCCTGCCGCGGGTTCTGCACCCTGGCACAGACCGTGCGGTCGAACACGGGACGCACGCGCGGCGCGGCGAGCTGGACGCCGGCATAGACCAGCCCGCGCGAAGCCAGGGAAGCCGCGGCGCGCCGCCACTGGGCCTTCGGCATACGCCGGCTCAGCTCCTCACTGCTCAGTTCGCCGCTCTCCCGCAGAAGCTCGGCCAGCCGGCGCTCCGCCGGCCGCAGGTCGGGCGGCAGTTCGTCCGGGCCGGTCCATCTGACGCGGAGACGGGAACGTTGAGGCAGTCCAGGGGGGAGCATTAACTGCAGGGCGGCGAACAGGGGCACGAGGTACTCCCGGCTGATCCAGCGTGCCAGGGCGATCTGCGCCGGCGTCACCGCCGGCTGTTCCTCGAGGATCGCGGTGAGGTAGCGGGTCTCCGGCACCGGGAATGAGTCCGCCAGCGCCACCACAATGCCCTGGGCCGGCCCCTTGCCGAAGGGCACCTGCACCAACTGCCCCGGCCGCAGGCGCTCCTCCCATTCGCCGGGGACCGCATAATGGAAGGTGCGCAGGAGCCGCTCCCGCACGTCCGTCGGGCTTTCGCCCGGGATGTCCTGTTTCCGTCCGTAGGGATAGATCGGAACGTTGACCGCTACTTCGGCATAGCGCATGCTCGTACTCTCGCCGGCGCCCGGCTACCGCAGGATCACGCCGGCGGCATATCCCACCACGCGCGAGAAATCCCCGGTCACGTCGCCCGAATTGGCGTAATGCAGGATGCGCGCCTCTCGGGCGCCCAGGAGCTTGCAGGCGGTCATGACGGTGATGACCGGGCCGGCGCCGCAGGCCTCCGTCTTTCCTTGGCTTATGGCGTAGCCCAGGCCCGGCACATCATAAGCCTCGACATAGCGGATAAACCCCTGGTCCAGCTCCCGCGCCGTGCGGTCGTGATAGAAATGGGAGAGGTCGGTGCTGGCGACGAACAGGGTACTGCCGGCGTCTTTCCCGACCGCTTCGGCCAGCGCCTGGCCCAGGTCCTGGCAAAAAAGCAAGGACTGATCCGCCATCATGATGGGCACCAGGTGAAAGGAAGGAAGGGTTACCTGGAGGAAGGGGAGCTGGATCTCCAGCGAATGCTCGTCGTCATCGCGCAGCAGGCCGAGGGGGATGCGCTCCGCCAGCCGGCGGAGAAACCCCACGTCCACGGGGATATCCCCTAACGGGGTGCGGTAGTATTCGACCGCGGTGACCACAGCCTGGGCCCGGGCGATGTAAGCCCGATGCACGGGGGATACGACGATGACGCGGTCATACTGCCGGCCCTTGATCTGCCGGTAGGCGTAGGCCGCCACCTGGCCGGAATACATATAGCCGGCGTGCGGCGCGATCAGCCCGATGATCTCCCCTGGCAGGGCCTGCGCCGGCACCCGGGAAAGATATTCCTCGATGGTGCGGCGCAAAGCGGTCGGGGACCCAGGGTACCAGGTGCCGGCGATGGCCGGCTCACGCACGCCATGAAACTCCATCACCGCCATAATTCATCCCTCCTTGCTCCGCCCGTATACGCTGGCGCCGGCCGGCAAGGGCGGTCAAATCTGGAAGCGGCGCTTGCGCACCCGGCACTTCTCGGCGATGATAATGGCTCGGATCTGCTCGACGGTCTCATCCAGGTGACAGTCGCTGTTGACCACCACGTAGTCAAACTCGTGAATGCGCTCCATCTCTTGTCTGGCAGTAGCGATGCGGGTTGTCAGGCCTTCGGGGGTTTCGGTCTTGCGCTGTTCCAGCCGGCGGATCAGCTCCTCCTCCGAAGACGGCACCAGGAAAATGAGCACCGCATCCGGCATCAGCTTGCGGATCGTGGCCGCGCCCTGCACATCCAGGCGCATGATGACATCCAGGCCGCTGGCCAGCGCCCGCCGCACCTGCTCCTTGGGAATGCCCTTGTGCTCGCCGTAGACGATAGCGTGCTCCAGCAGTTCGTCCCGCTCCAGCAGTTCCTGGAACTGCTGATGGGTCAGGAAGTGGTAGTCCACGCCGTCCACCTCCCCCGGCCGGCGAGGTCGGGTGGTGGCAGTGACCACAAAGTGGAAGGGCAGTCCCAGCTCCTTCATGCGGCGGACGGTGGCGTCCTTGCCGACCCCCGAGGGGCCGGAGATGACCACCACCAGGGGCTGGGGTTGGGCGGCCAGGGCAAAGGGGTCATCGGCGGGCGGGTCCTGCCGGCCCGGCCGAAGGGAGGCCGGCAGGGCGAACTGCTCTTCCGCCTTGCCCTCGCACGGGGGCCAATGGTTATTCTCCGTTGTCGTCGACATGGGTCAGCCCACCATTGTTGATAAGTTCGCGCAGTCGGCCGGCGACGGTCCCCGGATGCAGGGATACGAGGGCCACATGGCCGGTGTCCATCAGGATTGCGGTGCGGGTCTTTCGTCCGCAGGTCAGGTCAATGGCGCGCCCCTCTTCCTTGGCTTGACGAACCAGCCGGCGCGTTGGTGCGGATTCGGCGGCCAGCACTGCGATAATGCGGTGAGCGGCGATGATGCTCCCAAATCCCACGTTCAAAAACGCCAGTCCGGTTCCATTCATGTTTCCCCCACAGCCGACGGGTCTGTGCATGATACGAGCAAGCCCACTACCTTCTTCAAAGCCGGATTTGCCGCCGGCGATACCCTTTCGGTATAATCCCCCTGCAGTACACTTCGGTGGAAGGAGTCGGTTGCCATGCCCATTTACGAATATGTCTGTCATGACTGCCGGCGGCGCGTCAGCATCTTCTGGCGCACTTTCTCCGAAGCGGAATCCGGTACCCCCCAATGCCCTCGCTGTCAGGGCACACACCTGACGCGTCTGGTCTCCCGCGTCTCGGTGGTGCGCTCCGAAGAGAGCCGGCTGGATGACCTGGCGGACCCGAGCAACCTGCCCGATCTGGACGAGAACGATCCCCGCAGTATCGCCCGCTGGATGCGCAAGATGAGCAGTGAGCTGGGCGAAGACCTGGGCCCCGAGCTGGACGAGGTAATTGACCGGCTGGAAGCCGGCCAAAGCCCCGAAGAGATCGAGCAGGCCATACCTGAGCTGGGCACCGGCGAGGATGAGACCGCCGGCCTCTCCGAAGGCCTGGACGACCTCTGATCAGAAGCGATAAAACTCGTGCACATCCATGACAAAGACCGTGGCGCCACCAACCTGCACCTCCACCGGGGCCGGCATGTACAGCTCACCCGGCTCCATCACCGGCGGAAGGGGGTTCACAAACTGGGTGCGGGTGTGACAGCTCTCCTTGATGAGCTGAAGCACCTCCGGCACCTTTTCATCTTCTGCACCGACCAGGATGGTGGC of Anaerolineae bacterium contains these proteins:
- the amrB gene encoding AmmeMemoRadiSam system protein B, which produces MAVMEFHGVREPAIAGTWYPGSPTALRRTIEEYLSRVPAQALPGEIIGLIAPHAGYMYSGQVAAYAYRQIKGRQYDRVIVVSPVHRAYIARAQAVVTAVEYYRTPLGDIPVDVGFLRRLAERIPLGLLRDDDEHSLEIQLPFLQVTLPSFHLVPIMMADQSLLFCQDLGQALAEAVGKDAGSTLFVASTDLSHFYHDRTARELDQGFIRYVEAYDVPGLGYAISQGKTEACGAGPVITVMTACKLLGAREARILHYANSGDVTGDFSRVVGYAAGVILR
- a CDS encoding guanylate kinase, translated to MSTTTENNHWPPCEGKAEEQFALPASLRPGRQDPPADDPFALAAQPQPLVVVISGPSGVGKDATVRRMKELGLPFHFVVTATTRPRRPGEVDGVDYHFLTHQQFQELLERDELLEHAIVYGEHKGIPKEQVRRALASGLDVIMRLDVQGAATIRKLMPDAVLIFLVPSSEEELIRRLEQRKTETPEGLTTRIATARQEMERIHEFDYVVVNSDCHLDETVEQIRAIIIAEKCRVRKRRFQI
- a CDS encoding DUF370 domain-containing protein, producing the protein MAFLNVGFGSIIAAHRIIAVLAAESAPTRRLVRQAKEEGRAIDLTCGRKTRTAILMDTGHVALVSLHPGTVAGRLRELINNGGLTHVDDNGE
- a CDS encoding zinc ribbon domain-containing protein; the protein is MPIYEYVCHDCRRRVSIFWRTFSEAESGTPQCPRCQGTHLTRLVSRVSVVRSEESRLDDLADPSNLPDLDENDPRSIARWMRKMSSELGEDLGPELDEVIDRLEAGQSPEEIEQAIPELGTGEDETAGLSEGLDDL
- a CDS encoding cyclic-di-AMP receptor, coding for MKLILSIVNRDDSNALIDTLLRHGYRATVISTTGGFLREGNATILVGAEDEKVPEVLQLIKESCHTRTQFVNPLPPVMEPGELYMPAPVEVQVGGATVFVMDVHEFYRF